The nucleotide sequence GGTTTATGGTTCCCTATTAATCGGACACTGGAAGTTTGGCTGGCGTGGCCAGAAAGCCGTGCGCTTTACCCTGCTCGGTTTTGGCTTGCTGGCACTGGGTTTTATTGGGTCTAAATTTGTGCTGGAAATGATTCTAGGGCGATAATTCTGAGCCTTGAAATATTCAATTCATTGTCCAATAAACAGGCTTTAGCTTGAATATTCTTTAAACGATTATACGCCCCGCACGCACTGACAATGGCCAGCGAATCACTCTAGGCAATTCTGGATCTTCCCATTCTGGCAATAAGGCATCTGCCAGTGCATTTAATGGATTATGTCCAAGTGCTTGAGTGGCTGCTTTCACGGCTGACCAAGTACTCATATAACCAATTAACTGATAAAAATTCCATTCAACCTGTAATACCGGTGGCTGAATCACCATTTCCTGAAATGGAAATGGGAGATTTTTATATCCTTCATCTACATGGCGACGTTCAGGTGGCCAGTACAGTGCGAGTGTCACCTTATAAAAATGCTTAAAATAATGATCCAGATGTGGCTCATCCACACTGAACACGCCATAGCTAATTAAAGCCAGAATGGCATTGGGTTTAGCAATACGACGGACTTCTGCGTAGAATTTTTCGAGATTCAGCCAATGCGCTGCTTGAGCCACCGAAATCAGATCAATACTATGGTCAGCACACGGGATCTCTTCAGCGAGCGCCTGACCATACTGAATTTTTGGATGCGGTTTGGCTTGGGCAATCTGTTCACTACTCGCATCAATAGCAAGCACCTGATCAAAGTAATTCGCCAAAACTTCTGAAAGCTGTCCAGAACCACAGCCGACATCTACAGCCAATTTAGTACTTGGTGACAGCTCTGCCAATAGCT is from Acinetobacter lwoffii and encodes:
- a CDS encoding class I SAM-dependent methyltransferase; the protein is MENREFKDHFSQQSQDYALFRPHYPDALGKLLAELSPSTKLAVDVGCGSGQLSEVLANYFDQVLAIDASSEQIAQAKPHPKIQYGQALAEEIPCADHSIDLISVAQAAHWLNLEKFYAEVRRIAKPNAILALISYGVFSVDEPHLDHYFKHFYKVTLALYWPPERRHVDEGYKNLPFPFQEMVIQPPVLQVEWNFYQLIGYMSTWSAVKAATQALGHNPLNALADALLPEWEDPELPRVIRWPLSVRAGRIIV